A genomic window from Arvicola amphibius chromosome 5, mArvAmp1.2, whole genome shotgun sequence includes:
- the Gfra3 gene encoding GDNF family receptor alpha-3 → MGRSRSPRPPPLVLLLLVLSLWLALGAGDSPPTESRFVNSCILARKKCQADPACKAAFHQLESCTSSAGTALALVESSTSADCLQAMQQLRNSSLIGCTCRWRMKHQATCLKIYWTVHPARSLGDYELDVSPYEDTVTSKPWKMNPSKLSMLKPDWDLCLKFAMICTLNDKCDRLRKAYAEACSGFRCQRHLCLAQLRAFFEKAAEPHAQGLLLCPCRPEDVSCGERRRNTIAPSCALPSVVPNCLDLRSFCRADPLCRSRLLDFQTHCHPMDVLGTCATEQSRCLRAYMGLIGTAMTPNFISKVNASVALSCTCRGSGNLQEECEQLERSFSQNPCLMEAIAAKMSFHRRLFAQDRVDDPTVSVIQWRDNNPAPRPQPRLPVLSVFMLTLSLLQTLW, encoded by the exons GAGACTCCCCTCCCACAGAGAGCAGGTTTGTGAACAGCTGTATCCTGGCCAGAAAGAAGTGCCAGGCTGATCCTGCTTGCAAGGCTGCCTTCCATCAGCTGGAGTCCTGCACCTCTAGTGCAGGTACCGCACTGGCCCTAGTGGAGTCTTCCACGTCTGCGGACTGCCTCCAGGCGATGCAACAGCTTAGGAACAGCTCTCTGATAGGCTGCACGTGCCGATGGCGCATGAAGCACCAAGCTACCTGTTTGAAAATATACTGGACGGTTCACCCTGCCCGAAGCCTTG GTGACTACGAGTTGGATGTCTCCCCCTATGAAGACACAGTGACTAGCAAGCCCTGGAAAATGAATCCCAGCAAGCTGAGCATGCTCAAACCAG ACTGGGACCTctgcctcaaatttgctatgatCTGTACTCTTAACGACAAATGTGACCGTCTGCGCAAGGCCTACGCGGAGGCGTGCTCAGGGTTCCGCTGCCAGCGCCACCTCTGCCTTGCACAGCTGCGGGCCTTCTTTGAGAAGGCGGCAGAGCCCCATGCCCAGGGCCTGCTGCTGTGTCCATGCAGGCCTGAAGATGTGAGCTGTGGCGAGCGCCGGCGGAACACCATCGCCCCCAGCTGCGCCCTCCCCTCTGTGGTCCCCAATTGCCTGGATCTTAGGAGCTTCTGCCGTGCGGACCCTCTGTGCAG ATCGCGCCTGCTGGATTTCCAGACCCATTGCCATCCTATGGACGTCCTCGGGACTTGTGCCACGGAGCAATCCCGATGTCTGCGGGCTTACATGGGGTTGATTG GGACTGCCATGACCCCAAACTTCATCAGCAAGGTCAATGCTAGTGTTGCCCTAAGCTGCACCTGCCGAGGAAGTGGCAACCTGCAGGAAGAGTGTGAGCAGCTGGAAAGGTCCTTCTCCCAGAACCCCTGCCTCA TGGAGGCCATTGCAGCTAAGATGAGCTTCCACAGACGACTCTTTGCCCAGGACCGGGTGGACGACCCTACCGTTTCTGTGATACAATGGCGG GACAATAACCCTGCTCCAAGACCACAGCCCCGGCTGCCCgttctttctgtcttcatgctTACCTTGAGTCTACTTCAGACCCTCTGGTAG